The following DNA comes from Gammaproteobacteria bacterium.
CAATGCGCGTGGATCGGCATTGCCAATATCCTCGCTGGCCATGCGGACGATGCGTCGCGCGAGGTACAGGGGGTCGCAGCCACCGTCAAGCATGCGTGCAAACCAGTAAAGTGTCGCATCAGGATCAGAGCCACGCACGGACTTGTGCAATGCCGATATCTGGTCATAGAACGCTTCACCACCCTTGTCGAATCGACGAACGCCACCGGCCACCACTTCCTTGATCACTTCCAGCGAAATATGTGATTCAGACAAGTCAGCGGCGATTTCCAGCAGGTTCAATGCACGCCTGGCATCTCCGTCGGCGGCATCAACCAGTATTGCCAACGCCTCGTCGTCAATCGTCAGGCCAGTGGCAGCGAGGCCACGCTCATCGTGCAGTGCGTGCTCGATAACCAGTCGCAATTCATCATGACCGAGCGATTTCAGCACATAGACGCGTGCACGGGAAAGCAGTGCGTTGTTTAATTCAAATGACGGGTTTTCTGTGGTAGCACCGATAAAAGTAACCGTGCCTGATTCCACGTGCGGCAAGAACGCGTCCTGTTGCGACTTGTTAAAGCGATGCACTTCGTCAACAAACAATACTGTCGCCTGACCCATGGACTGGTATTGCTGCGCCTGCTCTACGGCCGCGCGGATATCCTTTACCCCTGCCAACACGGCAGAAAGCGTAATAAAGTGGGCGTCGCACAGGTTCGCCAGCATGCGTGCGAGCGTGGTCTTGCCCGTGCCCGGTGGTCCCCAAAAGATCATTGAGTGCAGGCTGCCCTGCTCCAGGGCGCGCCGCAAGGCCTTGCCTTCTCCCAGCAAATGCGATTGCCCGACATAATGTTCGAGTGTTTGCGGCCGCATGCGATCGGCCAAAGGACGTGTATCAATTGCGCCGGCAACTGGCTCAGCGGATGACGAAAACATATCCCGCGTAATCACGATAACCCGTGTTACTGGACTGGCGCGCCGACGATATCAACGCCTGCAGGCGGGCTGAACTGAAAACGGCTGTTGTCTATCTTCCCGTTTTCACGATTATCAGCCAGGGTGACGCGCGTGGTCTGACCAAAACTGTCCACCATCTCCAGCATACGCAGCTGACCATTTTCAAACGCGATGCGGATATTTTCGTATCCACCATCAGATTTCTTTGGTTTCATTTGCGTCCATTCCAGCTTGCCTTGCTTGCCCAATGACTTGAGCTCAAAGTTGTCGTCGATCCTGCCACTACCACTCAACAGGAACGCCGGTGTCTGGCCCAGCCCGGCGTCTACCGCCCTGAACGTTGCCTGTTTCAGCTCAACATCATAAACCCAGATCTTTTTGCCGTCAGAGACTATATGTTGCTTGAACGGCTCAAGATAATCCCAGCGAAAGCTGCCCGGACGCTTGATCAACAACTTGCCGGATGTTTCCTGTATCGGTGACAGGGATTCATCCAGCACCACCTGGCTGAACGAGGCGCTGAAGGTTTTCACCTGACTGTAAAACCGGCGCAGGCTCTTGATGCCATCGGCTGATACCGTTGCCGCCGGAAACACCAGCACCAACAACAATACCGGAACAAAAATTTTTCTTGCTGATAACATAACTACCCTTTTGGTGGTGGCGGTGCCAATACTTCCCGCGAACCGTTGGATTGCAATGGACCGACCACACCGCTTTTTTCCATTTGCTCGATAAGGCGCGCCGCCCTGTTGTAACCTATGCGCAATCGACGCTGTACCCCGGAAATGGATGCCTTGCGTGTTTCGGTGACTATGGCCAAGGCTTCATCATACAGAGGATCGGACTCATCATCGCCGGACATACCGGCAGAAAATGCACTGCCCGGCGTTTCACTAAGCGATTCCGGTGACAGTATGGAATCGTCGTATGCAGGCTTGCCATTCTTCTTCAGCGCGTTGACCACGTTGTGCACCTCATGATCGTCGACAAAACTGCCATGAACACGCAACGGCACACCTTGTCCCGGTTGCAGGAACAGCATGTCGCCATGTCCCAGCAACTGCTCTGCCCCCATCTGGTCGAGAACGGTGCGTGAGTCCACGCGTGATGAAACCTGGAACGCGATACGCGCCGGGATATTGGCCTTGATCAGGCCGGTTATCACGTCAACAGAGGGTCGCTGTGTAGCAAGAATCAGGTGCAAACCGGCAGCACGGGCTTTTTGCGCCAGGCGCGCGATCAGCTGCTCTACTTTCTTGCCGACTACCATCATCATATCGGCAAGCTCATCAATAAGAATTACGATATAAGGCAGGGCCTTCAGTTCAGGTGCCTCTTCATCGATACCTTCAATAGGTTCAAACAACGGATCCTTTAGCGGCTTTCCTGCTTCGGCCGCATCCTTCACCTTGCGGTTATAACCGCCGATGTTGCGCACACCCAGCGCCGCCATCAGGCGATACCGTCGTTCCATTTCACCAATACACCAACGCAGCGCCGTGGCGGCCTGCTTCATATCGGTAACCACCGGCGCAAGCAAGTGCGGAATACCTTCGTAGATGGACAGCTCCAGCATTTTTGGATCGACCATGATTAGTCGCACCTGGTCCGGCGTTGCCTTGTACACCATGCTCATGATCAGACCGTTGACGCTGACGGACTTTCCGGAACCGGTGGTGCCGGCAATCAGCAGGTGCGGCATCTTGGCCAGGTCTTCAACAACCGGCTTGCCGCTAATGTCCTTGCCCAGCGCCAACGCCAGCGGTGAGCGCACATCATCAAACTCCTGGGATGACAGCACCTCGCGCAAGCGCACGGTTTCGCGGCTTTCATTGGGCACTTCGATACCTACCGTGGTCTTGCCAGGAATGACCTCGACCACACGCAAACTGACGACTGACATGGACCGTGCCAGGTCGGTGGCCAGGTTGGTGATTTGCGATGCCTTGACACCGGCAGCCGGCTCCAGCTCAAACCGGGTAATAACCGGTCCCGGGTGAACCTCGACCACTTGCGCCTCGATATTGAAATCCAACAGCTTCTTTTCCAGAAGTCGCGACATGCTTTCCAGCGACTGGCGGGAGAACTGCGGCGCCAGGTGCTCCCCGGCTTCATCCAGCAATGATAATGCCGGTAACTCGCCGCCCTCAGGCACATCAAATAACGACGCCTGGCGCTCGCGCTCGCTGCGCTCACTGGGCTTGATCTTGGGAATCACCGGCTCGATTTTCGGCGGCTCGCGACGCTCCAGCTTCTTCATGTCACGGGCAACAACAACCTTGCGCTCTTCTTTGGCTTCCTCGCCGATCCGTCGATCTTTTCGCGCCGCAAGCTGGTCTCGAACCGTGTCTACGCCAGAGACCACGAGCCAGCCCACGGCATCCATCACCTTCAGCCAGGAAATACCAAGAAAGACAGTCAAGCCAGGCAAAAACATTACCAGCAACAGAACAATCGTGGCGCCAATAAATGAAAACGCTGATACCAGCGCGCTACCGACCAGGTCACCGACGACACCGCCACTGCTGAACGCCAACCCGACGCTGGCACCGCCAAAATGCAGTGCCGCCAGACCGCACGCACCCAGCCCGGCTACAACACCGCCGGTACCAACGACGAGCTTGTGGGTCAGGTCCACCGGTGCATCATTTTTTCGATTGAGGAAAACTTTTACGCCACTGTAGGCAATCCACACGGGTACCAGGTAGGAAAGAAAGCCGACCAGGTTGAACAGTAAATCGCTGACAAAGGCGCCAAATGGTCCGCCTAGATTCCGAACCACATCCGTCCCGCCACGATGTGACCAGGACGGATCAGACCCGCTGTAGCTCGCCAGCGCCACAAGCAGGTATAGCGCCAGCGCCCCCAACACGTACAACGCTGCTTCACGCAGCAACCGAATGAGCTTGGGGGTCAGTGGCGGACTGGGTTCTTTTTTGCGAATTGCCTGCGGCACCGAATTTCTCTTTAATATTTGTTTGGCAGGCGCAATTCTCGCCTTTTGTGGCGCTCAAGCCAAGCACTGGCGGGTATTTTGCCGCTCCCGCAGGACTAATCGGAGCGGCAGTTACGCCAAAGCATGAGCCACTGCCGGATGCACAATTTGGCCGCCGATAGTGTTTGCGGCCGCACGCATTTGCGCATCATCTTCCAGCTTCGCAAGCGCCGCCAACCGCTTCACGTAGGGCGAAATGGCCGCAGATAACGCCTGGCTGGCACTACGCGGTACTGCGCCGGGCATGTTGGTGACTCCAAAATGCACCACCCCGGACTCGGTGTAAGTTGGATTCGTGTAGTCCGTCGGCCGCGTTGTCTCAATACAACCGCCCTGATCCACAGAAATATCAATTATTACGCTGCCAGCACCCATATCGGCGACCATTGCCCGATCCACCAGCCAGGGCGCCCTGTCCCCTGGAATCAACACGGCACCGATCAGCAGGTCTGCCCGAACCACGGCCTGGCGACGCAGGCCCGCTTCTGAAGGCAGTGCCGTAATATTGGGACTGTAGTGATGCAGGGCATCGAGCTGTTCCCGATCAATGCCAAACACTGTCACCTCGGCACCCATGGAAGCTGCCAGTCGCGCAGAAGCCGCGCCGGCAATGCCTGTGCCCAGAACCACTACCCGGCCGCGCTCTGCTCCTGCCAGGCCGCCGAGAAGCACGCCCTTGCCGCCCGCAGGGCGATGCAACAGGTTGGCGCCATATTGCACGGCCAGCCTGCCAGCGATATCGCTCATGGGCGCCAACAACGGCCTTTTCCCGTCAGATTCCACCGTTTCAAAGGCCACCGAGGTCGTTTTTGCCGACACCAAGGCGTCAGTCAGGGGGCGATTAGCAGCAAGATGTAAGTATGAAAATAGCCACATATCGTCACGCAAATACCCGAATTCGGGGGCGATCGGATCTTTTACCTTCACTATGAGCTTGGCTGACCAGACCGATGCCGTTTCAGGCTCAATACGGGCGCCTTGCGCCACGTAATCGGCGTCTTCGTAACCACTTGCCAAACCGGCACCCTGCTCCACCAGCACCTCGTGACCTGCGGCCACCAGGCCGCCTACGGCCTCCGGAGTCAGGGCAACGCGCCCTTCCATTGGCTTGATTTCGCGGGGAATTCCAATCTTCATACACCCTTCTCCTTTACCCTAATGGACACCATGAGTAACATCGACCGAACACGAACAGGCCTAGGCGCATTGTTCACAACTGCGCGTTAACCGCAAGCATAATCCAGGAACTCGTAATTACCAGTCGCCGCGCCGCAAGGAGCAGCAATCTAAATGGGAGCAGCAAACCGATGTCTGATTCAAAACACGCACGCGTACTCATTCTGGGCTCAGGCCCGGCCGGTTACACGGCTGCGGTTTACGCCGCCAGGGCCAACCTGAAGCCTGTACTCATCACTGGCATGGAACAAGGCGGCCAGCTGATGACCACCACCGAAGTCGATAACTGGCCAGGCGACGTTGAAGGCCTGCAGGGGCCGGCACTGATGGAGCGTATGCGCCAGCATGCGGAGCGTTTCAATACAGAAATTATTTTTGACACCATTACCAGGGCGGAACTGGGCAGTCGGCCGTTCAAGCTGACAGGCGACAGCAGCAGCTACACCTGCGATGCACTGATTATCGCCACCGGCGCTTCAGCCAAGTACCTCGGCCTGCCGTCAGAAGAAACGTTCCGCGGCAAAGGCGTATCCGCCTGTGCAACCTGCGACGGTTTTTTCTATCGCGGCAAGAAAGTGGCCGTCATTGGCGGGGGTAATTCTGCAGTCGAAGAGGCCATGTACTTGTCGAATATCGCGTCCGAAGTCGTCGTGGTTCATCGCCGCGATGAGTTTCGTGCCGAAGCCATACTCATTGACCAGATCATGGACAGGGCTGAAAACGGCAATATCAGCATTGAATGGAACCACGAACTGGATGAAGTGCTTGGTGATGCCAGCGGCGTAACAGGCATTCGCATCAAGGCCAGTGACGGCAGCACCAGGGACCTCGATGTTGACGGTGTATTCATCGCCATCGGCCACAAACCCAATACTGATTTGTTCGAAGGCCAGCTCGATATGCAACATGGCTACCTTGTTACCCGCGGCGGCAACGACGGTAATGCCATGGCAACCAGTATTGACGGCGTATTTGCTGCCGGTGATGTGCGTGACCACGTCTATCGTCAGGCCATAACATCAGCCGGAAGCGGTTGCATGGCAGCACTGGATGCCGAGCGCTTCCTCAAGGCATTGGAAAAAAATAGATAAAAATATTCGCGGCCCCGAACCCGGGGTCGTTTCTTTCATTGGCAAAGCAATACCGAACCGGGCATGACAGATCATAGTGACAACAAGCTGTTCAGGGACGCCATAAAGGGTATCACTCCGCTCAAGCAGGACAGGATTGAACCGCACAGGGAAAAACCCAAACCGGTTCCCGCCAGTCGTGACGCTGACGATCGCGATGTTATGGACAGCCTGCTCTCCGACCACGTCATCGAAGACGTGGACACCGGAGATGAACTGCTGTTCAAGCGGGCCGGCATCCAGACCACAGTCATGCGAAAACTCCGACGTGGCCAGTATGCCATTGAGGCAGAGCTTGACCTGCATCGAAGGACGGTGGACCAGGCCCGCGACCTTCTGGCCGCATTTATTCAACGTGCACAGCTGGATGGCAAACGCTGCGTGCGTATTGTTCACGGCAAGGGATATGGTTCTGCCAACAAGTTGCCGGTTTTGAAGAACATGGTGAATAGCTGGTTACAACAAAGAAATGAAGTGCTGGCATTTTCCTCGGCAACTCCGCAGGATGGCGGAACCGGCGCAGTATATGTTCTGCTGTCTAGGAAATACCCCGGTCCGAAAACGAGCTGACCGTCTCACGCAACGCATCCTCAAACCGATCAACAGGCTTCCAGCCCAATACCTCGCAGGTGCGGGAAATATCCACCTCGAGATTTTCTGTAAGGCGACGCACTTCTTCACCCCTGCCTGACACCGTACCGGCAAGCATCAATAAAAAACGGGGAACCGGAAACAGTCTTGCGCGCACCCCCATCGCGCTCGCCAGCGTCCTGACCAGACGCGTAGTAGAAACCGGGCAACCGTCCGAGACAAGAAAAACGTTTCCCGGCGCTGCTTCGTTCACAAGACACGATTCGATCAGGCTGTTGAGATTGTTGATCGAGACCATGTCACGACGGTTCCCGGTACTGCCGAGCGGCAATGGCAGTTCTTTTTTAAGTATCCGGCAAAGTCGCTCAAGGTTCCCTTTCACACCCGGGCCATAGACCAGCGGCGGCCTGATAACAGATACACCTATTGATGAGCCGGAGGCCAACTCCATCAATTCCTGTTCGGCCTGCGCCTTCGATCGACCGTAATCATCCTTCGGATCCGGAATATCGGCGGCGGCAAATGGCTTGCCGCCAGTCGCTTCACCATTCACCTTGATGCTGCTGAGATAAACAAATCTTTTGACTCCGGCTTTGACTGCACTGCGCGCAAGAGCCATTGTGGCCTGCGTGTTCAAACGGTAGTACACACCAGTATCGCCCGTATCTTCCTTCTCCATCACGTGAACACGCGCCGCCAGGTGCACTATCGCATCAACATCCCCGAGATGTTGCAGCCATTGCGTCTCTGGCGTGATATCACCGACTTTCCGGTATTCATGCGCAACCCTTGTAGCCAGATTTTCAGGGTTTCTTACCAGTCCAATCACCCGGTACCCCCGGCTGACCAGGTAGCAACACAATGCCGTGCCAATAAAGCCATTAGCGCCGGTAACGGCGATCGTGTTGACTGTCGAAGATGTCATTTCAGTTTTTCAACCAGCACAACCGCGCTGGCGGCGATACCTTCACCACGACCGGCAAATCCCAGGTTCTCAGTGGTTGTTGCCTTGATATTGATAAAACCATGGGGAAGCAAAAGATCTGAACAAAGATTATCAACCATGGAAGATACATAGGGTGCCAGCTTTGGCGCCTGGGCAATAACTGTTATATCGGCATTGACCAATGCATAGCCTGACTGATCAATCCTGTGTTTGACTTCACGCAACAGCTCTCTGCTATTCGCCCCCTTGTAGGCGGGATCAGTATCAGGAAAATGGCGCCCAATATCACCCAGGCCGGCAGCACCCAGCATGGCATCACACAGCGCGTGTATCAACACGTCCGCATCGGAATGACCATCAAGCCCTTTCTCAAACGGAATTGTAACTCCGCCCAGTATCAGCGCCCGACCCTCAACCAGTCGATGCACATCATACCCCTGCCCAACCCGTATCATGTCAGCCGTTCCTGCATATCCAGATAAAACCCGGCCATGCGCAAATCCTCCGGATGTGTAATCTTGATATTGTCACTATGACCAATTACCAGTTGCGGTGCAAATCCCGCGAGCTCCATCGCTGATGCCTCATCGGTTATCGACTCACCGCGCTCCAGTGCGGTTTTGAGAGCGGCACGCAAATGCGAAATCGGAAAAAACTGTGGGGTCAGCGCTCGCCACAAGCCGTCACGGGGCACGGTTTCGGTACACCGCTGATCGGCGCCGGCCCGTTTCACGGTATCGGCAACCGGCAGAGCCAGCAATCCTCCATCAGCTTGCGTACCGACACGGAGAACCAGTTCATTTATGTCCTCGGTGCGCACACACGGGCGTGCTGCATCATGCACCAGGACACGGTCCGAGTCGCCCGCCACCCTGGCAAGTGCAGCCAGTCCATTTAAAACAGTATCGGCACGCTCTCTTCCGCCCACATAGGCTCTTACCGGTTTGTCATTTATGGCATCGACGTCTGCCATTATTTCTTCCCAGTATTGATCAGATGCTGAAATACCCACGTAAATGCCGGCCAGCATATCCAGCTGGGCAAGACGCTCAAGCGTATGGCGAATGACAGGTTTGTCGCGAAGCATGAGGTACTGCTTGGGGTGACAACTGGCCATGCGCGAACCGACGCCCGCAGCCGGAACCAACGCCCAGACAGAAGATGACGTGCTCACGCAACCCCCTCGGTAGAACGAATCAAAGAAAACAACTGAAGTTTGTTATTATATCCAAATACGAAGGAAGTTTCGTGCCTGTCGAAGAGCCAGCCTAGGCTGCTACGCCGGCACCCACATGATCACGAATATCATCTGCCGCGATATCCTTGGTAACACCCTTGACCGTTGCCAGTTCTCGGGCCAGGTAGCCTGTTGCTGTCTCCAGCAGCATGGACTCTTCAAATGAAAGGCCGGATTCTTCTTTCCAGCGCAACAGGTCACGAACCACCTCCCCCAATTCCAGGCAGGATCCGCGATTGATGCGGCGTTCGATATCCTTGCAGCGCTCGGTCCAGTTACCACCGGTTACCCGGCGCGAACTCTCGCCTTCGAGTATTGCGTACAATTCATTGATCTTGCGTGTATCCAGCAGCGGCCGGATACCACTGGCTTCCATGTTATTCACCGGAACCTTGACGGTCATTTTGTTTTCTTCAATGCGGATGACGAAACAGGAATCCAGGTGGCCACCAATATAGATGTCCTCTACAGCCTCAATCATGCCGACACCCGCAGACGGATAGAAGACTGAATCACCAACACTGAACGCGGACTTTTTCGCCATTTACAACCATCTCCTTGATTCACCCGTCTCCGCCAACTTCCACAGAGTCGTGAATCAAAATTCGTGATAATTATTAAATTATGACGCTAACTATCGGATTAATCAATCTTTTTTCCATCTGACTCGACCCACGGAGCAATTGCGGTAGAATACGCCGCCTTTCAGACTTCCGTATAAATGCCTGAGCGCTCAAGTTGAAGAATCCAAAGGAAATTTCGGTATTTCGCCCACCGTCCCCCGGCGACGCAAACAAGCGCCAGCGCTGGAACCGGCTCTTCGGTAGCAGTCGGGCATTGGCACTGCTAAGCCTGGCACAGAGCAATACCAGCACTATTATTGTGGTCTTGTCCGATGCGCGCTCTCTGCAGCTGTTGGTGGATGAACTGACATTTTTCAATGATGCTCAGAACCCGGTACCAGTCTACACATTGCCGGATTGGGAATGCCTGCCCTACGACAGTTTTTCGCCTCACCAGGATATTGTTTCCCAGCGCCTGCTGACCCTGTCTCGATTACCCGGACTTCGCAGGTGTATTGTGCTCACAACAATCAGCACAATCATGCACAGGCTCGCGCCAGTCAACTATGTATCGGGACACAGCCTCAACCTGGCAAAGGGAGAACGCATTAATCTCACCGCCTTGCGAGACAAGCTGACCCAGACTTCCTATCGCTCTGTCAGCCAGGTAATGGAGCCGGGTGAATACGCGGTACGCGGCGGACTAGTTGATATATTTCCAATGGGGTCGCACACACCCTATCGCATCGATTTGTTTGGCGATGAAATCGAAAGCATTCGAACCTTTGACCCGCAGTCCCAGCTCTCAAGCGATACCCTGGACAATATCGAGCTGTTGCCGGCAAGAGAGTTCCCGGTAACAGAAGAAGCCATTACCCGTTTCCGGCAGGCGTTTCGGGCACAGTTTGAAGGTGACCCGACGCAAGCGGGAGTTTATCGTGACATCAGCGAGGGCATTATTCCATCCGGCGCCGAATACTACATTCCACTGTTCTTTGAACAAACAGCCACCATATTCGACTACCTGCCGGACAAAACCGTAGCAGTGATTGACAGTGAACTGGCTGCAGCTTCAGGCCGGTTCCAGTCTGAAATTACCGAACGCTACTTGCAGCGTCGACACGACCGCGAGCGACCAATCCTGCCGCCAGAAAAGCTGTTTCTCGAGCAGGACGTTGTCATCGCCCGGTTAAAAGCCATGCCGATAATCGAGCTGGGCGGTCACGAAACTGCCGGTGTTTTGCATGAAGCTCCGGTATATACCTTCGAATCTTCACTGCCTGTACAGCTTCCTGTCGATCATCACAGTGAGTCACCATACCGGGAGCTTTTCGACTACCTGGGCAATACCCGACAGCGCAACCTTATCGTTGCTGAAACACCCGGCAGGCGCGAGACCATGCGCGAACTACTGGCAGCCAACGGCCTCAAGACAAGGATCGTTTCCGGCTGGCACGAGTTTTTTAATGGCGATACCCGGCTGGCACTGGCCCATTCGACACTGGACCGTGGACTGCTGTTACAGGATCCGGCTATCGCCGTCATTACCGAGGCCCAGCTTTTCGGTGAACGCGCCGCTCAACGTCGACGCCGCTCGCAAACAGCGCGCGAACCGGAAGCTATTATTCGCAGCCTCGCGGAACTGCATATTGGCGATCCCATTGTTCATGAACAACACGGTGTTGGTCGCTACCTTGGCCTGGAAATGCTGGATGTAGGTGACGGCCCGACAGAGTTTCTTGCCATTCAGTACGCTGGCAACGACAAGCTTTACCTGCCAGTTACGTCTCTACACCTGATTGGACGATACACCAGCACTCACCCGGAAACCGCACCGCTGCATCGCATGGGCGGCGACGTCTGGGAGAATGCGAAAAAGCGTGCACAGAAAAAAGCACGCGATGTTGCTGCCGAGTTGCTGGATATTTATGCCCGGCGCGAAGCCAGACCTGGTATGGAGTTCAAACTCAACGAAGCCGGCTACAATGCATTCGCCGACGGTTTTCCGTTTGAAGAGACCCCGGACCAGGCGCGGGCCATCAATGAAGTTATTGCCGACATGCAGCGGCCCGTCCCCATGGATCGCCTGGTCTGTGGTGACGTTGGTTTTGGCAAAACCGAGGTTGCACTGCGCGCCGCTTTTGTCGCGGTGGATAACAGCAAACAGGTCGTGGTACTGGTACCCACCACCCTGCTAGCCCAGCAACACTTTCAAAATTTCCAGGATCGGTTTGCCGAATGGCCGGTACACGTTGAACTGCTGTCGCGGTTTCGCACCAAGAAAGAACAGGAAGAAGTGCTGGACCAGGCCAGGAAAGGCAAGGTGGATATTATCGTCGGCACACATCGCCTGCTGCAGGATGACATTGTTCTTGATCGTCCCGGGCTGATTATTGTTGACGAGGAGCAGCGATTCGGCGTCCGTCAGAAGGAAAAGCTCAAGAAACTGCGCAGCGAGGTGGATATCCTTACACTTACTGCCACGCCAATTCCACGCACACTCAACCTGGGCATGACCGGGTTACGCGATATTTCCATTATTGCAACACCACCGGAACAGCGGCTGTCCGTCAAGACGTTCGTTAACGAGAACAGCAACAGCATTATCCGTGAAGCTTGCCTGCGCGAAATCCATCGTGGCGGCCAGGTGTATTATCTGCACAACGAAGTGCGCACCATGGACAAGGCACTGGCCGATCTTCAACAACTGTTACCCGAGGCCCGGATCCATATGGCGCACGGCCAGATGCCGGAGCGCGAGCTGGAACGCATCATGCTCGACTTCTATCACCAGCGCTTCAATATCCTGCTGTGCAGTACCATCATCGAATCCGGCATCGATGTCCCTTCAGCCAATACCATATTGATCGAGCGGGCGGACAAGTTTGGTCTGGCGCAGTTGCACCAGTTGCGCGGTCGTGTAGGCCGCTCGCACCATCGCGCCTACGCCTATATGTTGATCCCGTCAAAACAGGCATTAACAGGCGATGCACGCAAACGTCTTGAGGCTATTGCCTCCCTGGATGAATTGGGCGCCGGCTTTGCGCTCGCTTCCCACGATCTCGAGATTCGTGGTGCCGGTGAACTTCTTGGTGAGAGCCAGAGTGGTGAAATTGATGAAATCGGCTTCACCATGTACACAGAACTGCTCAGTCGGGCAGTGAAGTCGCTCAAGGAGGGCAAGGAGCCCGAACTGGACAAACCGGTGCAGCCGGCTTCTGAAATCAATATTCACGCCCCGGTGCTGTTCCCTGCCGAATATATCCCCGATGTGCACACACGCCTCGTACTTTACAAGCGCCTGGCCAATGCCGCTGACAAGAGCAGCCTGCAACAGTTAAAGGAGGAAGTTATTGATCGTTTCGGGTTGTTGCCGGAAGAAACTGCGTTACTGTTTTCTGTCTCGGAATTACGGATCGATGCAAGCCGGATTGGTATCAGCAAGATTGATGCCGGCAGCAAGGGTGCCAGGATCCAGTTTGAAACCAATCCTGATATTGACCCGGCGGCACTGATTCAGCTGATGCAATCATCACCACGTGAATATCGCCTGGATGGACCGACCATGCTTCGCGTAAACGCAGAAATGAAAAAACCTGCCGACAGGCTCGACAGGCTTGCTCGCATCCTTAACGCCCTGGTCAGGGCGTAAATTCCGGGACTATCAGAATCCAATACCTACGGTCGCCAACGCCCTTCTGTGGGTACTGATGCCACCAACAGCACTGTCAACACTCTGGGCTGCCAGCCCTGCATTAATGTACTTCCAGGTATAACGGATACCGATTGTAGAAGTGGTCTGTTCACTGACTTCGCCCCGGTTGTAACCGGCCAGGGTAGTATTGGCATTTCCCAGGCGGGATACTTCGGCAATGGCTACCAGCAAATGATCATCACTCAGCGGTACCACAAAACCGGCATTGATGAACGAATGCTTTTCCTTTTTATTGGAGGTATCACTAAGAGGGTCATTGAGCACAGCTTCTACCTCAAGATGAAAACCAATCGGCGTATCATTACCAACAATAGTTTCGGTTGAGGCTGCAAATCCACCCTTGATACCGAATTCCTCTACCTGGCGGAATGGTCGATCCTTGTCCTTGTCACCGGTTGCAGCAACAAAGGTAAATATAGCGGCCAATGCCGGCAGGTTTTCAGTCTGCGAGGAAAAATTCCATTTGATTGCACCCTCGGTATCACCG
Coding sequences within:
- the mfd gene encoding transcription-repair coupling factor gives rise to the protein MKNPKEISVFRPPSPGDANKRQRWNRLFGSSRALALLSLAQSNTSTIIVVLSDARSLQLLVDELTFFNDAQNPVPVYTLPDWECLPYDSFSPHQDIVSQRLLTLSRLPGLRRCIVLTTISTIMHRLAPVNYVSGHSLNLAKGERINLTALRDKLTQTSYRSVSQVMEPGEYAVRGGLVDIFPMGSHTPYRIDLFGDEIESIRTFDPQSQLSSDTLDNIELLPAREFPVTEEAITRFRQAFRAQFEGDPTQAGVYRDISEGIIPSGAEYYIPLFFEQTATIFDYLPDKTVAVIDSELAAASGRFQSEITERYLQRRHDRERPILPPEKLFLEQDVVIARLKAMPIIELGGHETAGVLHEAPVYTFESSLPVQLPVDHHSESPYRELFDYLGNTRQRNLIVAETPGRRETMRELLAANGLKTRIVSGWHEFFNGDTRLALAHSTLDRGLLLQDPAIAVITEAQLFGERAAQRRRRSQTAREPEAIIRSLAELHIGDPIVHEQHGVGRYLGLEMLDVGDGPTEFLAIQYAGNDKLYLPVTSLHLIGRYTSTHPETAPLHRMGGDVWENAKKRAQKKARDVAAELLDIYARREARPGMEFKLNEAGYNAFADGFPFEETPDQARAINEVIADMQRPVPMDRLVCGDVGFGKTEVALRAAFVAVDNSKQVVVLVPTTLLAQQHFQNFQDRFAEWPVHVELLSRFRTKKEQEEVLDQARKGKVDIIVGTHRLLQDDIVLDRPGLIIVDEEQRFGVRQKEKLKKLRSEVDILTLTATPIPRTLNLGMTGLRDISIIATPPEQRLSVKTFVNENSNSIIREACLREIHRGGQVYYLHNEVRTMDKALADLQQLLPEARIHMAHGQMPERELERIMLDFYHQRFNILLCSTIIESGIDVPSANTILIERADKFGLAQLHQLRGRVGRSHHRAYAYMLIPSKQALTGDARKRLEAIASLDELGAGFALASHDLEIRGAGELLGESQSGEIDEIGFTMYTELLSRAVKSLKEGKEPELDKPVQPASEINIHAPVLFPAEYIPDVHTRLVLYKRLANAADKSSLQQLKEEVIDRFGLLPEETALLFSVSELRIDASRIGISKIDAGSKGARIQFETNPDIDPAALIQLMQSSPREYRLDGPTMLRVNAEMKKPADRLDRLARILNALVRA